In Ciconia boyciana chromosome 1, ASM3463844v1, whole genome shotgun sequence, the genomic stretch TCTCTCCAAGATTATTACAGTCCTGCAATGTTGGGCCTGAAAACTGATCAGGAAGTCCTTGGAGAActtgtgaaaatgaaagttccggctgtggcagagctgatGGAAAGACATGGAGTCATGTGGACCCTAGTGGTATCACGCTGGTTTATATGCTTGTTCATTGACATTCTTCCAGTAGAGGTAATCGGTAACATAAAAGTTCTCTTAATATACActcataatttcatttgtagTGCTTTAGTAATAATTACCTACTGGAAATCAAGAAGCTGTAACCTGAattctctcctttcctgcagACTGTGCTCCGAATATGGGATTGTTTATTCTATGAAGGGTCAAAGATCATCTTCCGCGTGGCCTTAACTTTAATTAAGCAACACcaagcttttattttggaagcCACGAATTTCCCTGACATTTGTGACAAATTTAAGCAGATCACCAAAGGAACATTTGTAACAGAGTGTCACAGCTTCATGCAGGTAAATTCTCTGGAGCTTTTAGTCgttacaaattaaaaacagaaacattttgctcAGTCAAAAAGATGGATACAGTTAGGAGAAATGTATCTGTAGGAATTGCCAAAAGGACAAAGAATGTTTTTATATAAGAAATGCAAaccttttaaagaatttttttaaagaattatcaTCTAAATCCATATATATGGCTTCCAGACATTATCTGtcatacagggaaaaaaaatttctttttgccctttttaCCAGTTAAGGCAGGAAGTCTAATGAGAAAATAACTTTAGTGCATTCTTTCAGTGAACTATGCATTGtgttcctgtgctttttttcagatgaatagaatattttagaatagaCACAAAGTGAATTTTAAACTTGCATTGGTAAATCTTCATAGTGCTAGAATATAAAGCATTATGTTTAGTCAGAGAACAAAAAGGTAGCACCAAGTTCTTTTCTCCAGACAAAAAAACATGAAGTTGAATGCTCAAGTCTTACGACAACCTGCAAACTAATAATTATTCTTGTAAACTATTAATAGATTGGATGCCAAATCTGTATAAAACACTAGATTCAGAGCTTAACTCAGAAGATTGAAATGTGAAAGATgttaattgcaaaaaaaataacaggagcACATCTGTCATAAATCACTTGGCCAATTCCGCTGTCATTGTTTGCTAAGTGTGCACAAAACTACATCCCAATAGGTGACTTTTACTCCCAGAGTTTTGTGCTCATGTCAGAGCTCTGTGCACAGGTCTGTCATAGTAGGATGGCATTTATGTTGTGTTTCATCTTTGCTGCTCATATAGAAGAAAAGTAAGCTTAGCTTACTAGTGTTTGTGAGCCTTGTGTTAAAggagcaagggaaaaataaattgcaggtACAGCTTAATTTAGAAGGGAGATGTTTGACGGGTTTTCCCTTTCCATAAAGGGTTTAGAGTAAGAGTTTTGTTAATTGTTAACTGCTGTGAGAATACCAGTTCAGAGGCTGATACAAACACTTGTCCTTGAAGGTCTCCCCCTGCCCTtaattacattacattttacagcagctgttttcagaaaaatcaactaccttttccttgcagttactctgaataaaacatttattttaactgcattGGTTACTGGTTATTTATTTAACCAAATAAACAATTTAGGTTAGATTCTTATGTAACTTTGAAACACATacttttgggtttggttttgtttttttttttttccccagcaatatAAATAGTGGTACCAGTGGAGTTTGATGACAGTTGAATATTTTATGTCCCCCTCCTCCTGAACAAAAtcttagtttttaatttaatgcaatGCAGACTTTACCAGAACGCTGTTCAAAACTGGCTCAATTATAATCTCATCTCCAGAGTTGTCAGTTACAGCTACAGAGAACTAAAGGGCCCACACAACTGTAGATTAAAGTGCATAAACTTGCAGCTTGCTGCATAGTTTTGTTCAGTCAGAAGTTTAGATGAAGtagtgaaaacaaatgtattgtTCTTGAGCAATGAGTCAAGGcaagaaaatattacagatgtgtaatgcatttgaaatgcCTCAAATTCTTACATCCATATACATTGCTACTTCAGAAAGCTTGGTAGAGAAGAGCAGCAAAGGTAGTAAAGCAAGGGATTAACAGTGATTTTgttgtatgtatgtgtgcattcCAGAGCCTGAACAACCTATGCTAGCACCACATGACAAGTGCACTGGTGCTTTGTAGCATTACCTAGGATAGCTTAATACCTTCTAAATATGCCTAAACATAACACAAAAATGccttctaaaataattttaactggACACTCATATTAAAACTAGCTTTTGTATTGTTGCTTTTGTGTAACTTACAGCACTTGTTATGAGCTGCAAGTTTACCATGTCTTTATTCCCTGTTACAAGGAGGCCAAAGAGGAGTAAGCGTTTTCACAGTATGGATATCAAAGCAGGGATTTCACAGTTCAGAGAATTACATGAGAATTCCAGCATTTTAACTaagaattttctccttttgcccCCAGAAAATATTCACAGACCCTGGAAGCTTGTCCATGGCAACAATCAACAAGCTCCGAGAAACTTGCAGAGAGAAGTTGCTTTCTCAGGGATAACTCAGATTGAACCAGGTGGTCAGATACTACAGCAATTGACACATTCCTCTATTTGCACTGACTAAAGCACACTTTAAGCTTTCCATGAGTTAACTGACACTTGACCaatttttcctgcctttcaagTATGTGTTGTTAACACTTTGTACTGTAACTGGAACCGGTGGTTCTGTTGggattgttggggtttttttttttaaaggattaaagTGTTTTCAAGAGTAGAATGTGATCAGTGTCAGGatactccttttaaaaaaaagcagtcatgaTCCTTGTCTTTTCAGGGCATTTTGTAATGTTAAAACAGGTGTATAAAATTACATATCCTTCCTACTGTATTAACTGTGACACTGCTATCatttgtacaaaataaattaatttaatttgtcaGAACCTGTTTCTTggtgtgaaaaaaataaaatacctgatCTCTTTCTTGACTGCCACTAGTTGGCTAGAATACAagcatcttcctttttcctcactgCTGTCACTTAAGGAACTCAAATATAGCAAAGTGCAGGGCAAGACAGCAATGAGGAAGGTGATCTTTATCTTCCCTAACAGTTACTCTATGCAGTGTATAACAGCTCTTCAGGTAAGGGCAGCAGGGAACACATGCAAGTCCAGgctacagaaagcagcagcaaaaactCCTCTATAACCACTCTTAATGTTTTATATGCTTATTCAGGGTTTTCTAGTTCTAGCACAGTAGGTAACAAGTAATTTGACTCAAATCTGGAAGTagcatttctcattttgttgTAAGGGATGCTGAAAGTAGATGCTATACTTCTACTTTGTGCTGGTGTACAGGGGTTGCACTACAGGTGCTATATCCTCATATACCTGTGTCCCTAAAAATTTTGGGAGAAACACTTGTAAAGGTAGCCATAGACTTCTTCCTTGACAGGGTGAGACATCGGGCAGTTCCAAAGCTGTACCTTAATGCAAGTCCAAATATCCTACCCCTGGGCAGaaccaagcaaagcagcagccctgTCCCTGGCACTAGGCCacttccagccctgctggggcCAGGTGCCTTTGAATTGCTGTCTTGTCCTTACAGAGCCCTCTCGTGGCCaaatcctttccctctccttcctgctggggaagggagggaagactGGAGAGGCCAGCAAATCGTGCTTTGTATTCTCCCTGGTGAACAGCTACCACAGAAAGCCTCAACTTTTGACACCACACTCCTTTTCAGACTCCaagttattttcattccttctcaAGGAAggcttatcttttttttccccgtgCAGATTGAGTTTCTTTTGTTcctcagcaaggaaaaaaaaccaaactaacaACATTTCAGAGGAAGTAGATGAGTGCTCTTCTAGACAAGTGAAGACCACTACTCAGCAGTATGATTCCAAGCTACCCCATCCTTTATGGTACCAGACAGACACCTTTTTCCTTGCATACTGAACTGTAAGGACATTAGCAGTACCATACTTCCAGTACATCAGCAGGTATTAGGAAATACTAGTTTATTCACCACTGGCAAAATCCATAGTTTCCAGGTACCTTGAAGGTAGCAGGACAGATGGTCCAAAGTATACTAGCCTTACTGCCATGCGTTCAGTTCTCCTTGTCAGAAGAATAGTGTTTGTGCAATGTTTCAGTGTGCCTTCGTTCCCACCCTGTGTAGCCAGTACTGTTAACACCAAAACATTACTGCAGGAAGGAGTCAGGGAAGCTTTAAACTCAAAGGTTCATTTCCAAGCACATTACAGCACACAGACCTCACCAGACATGCGTTTCCTACTCTGTGGTAAGACtccaactttaaaataaaacataaaatgtcatttacaCAGTCCTTATACCAAGTATCTCAGCAGCACTTTCAGAAAGCAATGCTTAGCAGGGCAGACCACTATACTGACGTTTCTCAGCAAGCAGCAATTTAATGTAAGAGTTATCTTCTCCAGATTGCAGATTACTGATACACAGAAGCTTTACCTGTTTCCAAGCACAAAGTCCAAAACAAGGGACTGTTCTGAAGACACATACACCATTAAGCCTCACCTTTGTgccacacagagaaaaaaccttaaacatttctttaacGTAACTCCACGCTAAGGATTGTTAGAAGGTCTCAAAGTAGAGCCAAACCAAGACTTTAGCACTTACCAAACAGTCAAGTGTTTGTAAGAGTGATCAGCAACACTaagatatacagaaaaaaagtgtctttatTAGCATTGTTACAGGCAATGCATACATAAGAACGGATCCTTAAAGTGTACAACCCCCCAGCCGAGTTTAAAGCAAGAGAATCAGCAGATTGAGATCTATATTGTACACATGTGCAGTAACAGGATCTCTCTGGACCTTCCaacagaagagactgaaatcactttacaaaaaaacgtaaataaaaataacacccattttaaaaaagtaccAGCTCCTAACAAGCTGGCATAGCATCAAAAATACCAAACCGGGGAGTTGTCCAATCATAAAGAGTTCCTGTAAGGTTTGAGTATTGCGTTGTTCACACCCTGCATATGCCAGGCATTGAGTTTAAAGCTTAGTAAAACACACACCTAAAAGACAAGGTGGAGTTTAGattttaaacttcagttttgtcagttgttactgaatttctttaaatgcatCATCAGTATAATTAACATCATCACTGGATGGCAGCAGTACAGAGAGTGaactttttccctttgttaTGAGTTCTGAAATTGAGTCAGTGTGAATTACCAACATCCCTCTCTGGAATCTTTAGCTGACATGACCTTATGCCAATTCCAAAAAAGCACCCTTAAAAACTTTTAGCTTGTTTCTAAGTGGGTAAATATTTAAACTAGTTAGCAAAATTAAACACCAgaattttcagaagttattttgtgCATAGTTAAATGCTGCAAGATGATTTCACATTTAATAAAGCAGACTTTAAAGAAGCAATTTGCAAGAAAAGGTGTTCCCTTACAATATCAATCTTAGCTCAGGGGAAGTGTGTGGTGGGGGGgttttcccagcttcttgcaATTGCTTTTCATCTACACTGGATTTTAGTGCAAGTCATTAAATTGTTTGATATCCAGCATGGCTCCTCTTTCTGCCAATCAAGTAAGCAATCAAGACAATTAGAACAAGACCAGCAAGGGCTGCACCAACTATTATAGGGATCAGCATGTTATTTTCATCCAGTTGACATTCTTCcactgaagagagagaaaaagatccACGTTAGGCACTAGTGCACCAACAGGTGGCTATATCCAGAACTTCAAGTTTCTACTCTCAGCACATAGATAAAACTGGCTATAGTTAACTTCTACCTTAGCTTGCCAACAACCAAAAGGAAGCCAAGTCCACTAACTATGATTGTTCAGGATGAAGTCTTTTAGTACTAGTTGTATGCACAATATAGAGATTTATAATAATTGTTTCCTTTGCAAGAGCTGTTACTGTTAGGCAAAGCTTAGCCATCATAAATAGATCCATGCGACTCCTCCCCTAGCTGTTTGCCTTTAACCATGTCACAAAGGACAGCATTAACTAAAAGAGTCAAGAACTTCCCAGAACTTTGCCCATTTCGTACACCTGTCTGCACGCAGTTAGGAGGGAAAGTTAACGCTCTCCCTTAACTCTTATCTGGACCACAAGAAGTCCTAATTACTTCAAAGCTTTTTACATACTTCTCACACTAGCCTCAACTCAGATATCTTATCAGCCCCTACAACATCTGTAATAGGGCACGCAGAGACAAAGCATAGCACCCACAAGCTGACACTTGActacagaatattttacatttgtatcAAAGTGCACTTCACAAATCTTAGGTTTCCCCCCCCAAATGTAAACCTCTTACCTGCCCCAAATTTGTCTCCATCAATCTTGAAAACCTGGATCTGAACATTAAATACATTGACAAGGGCTTTGTCCGTGACCTGGAGATTCTCCTCTGCACTGCACTTGTAGGAATTCCCTACTGTAGCTCTCAGCTCACTCATGCTGTTGTTTGATGCTTCAAACTTTGGAACTGTGTAAGAGAAAGTCTTATTACAGAATCCTGAAGAGCAGGAGCTGTGAGCTCCTAGAGCTTAAATTCAATACATTCATCCCCAACCTTTCTAACAGGTTATTTAATGCAGGCAACCCTTAATATTTATAGAAGTAGTCATTGAAAGTAGACTTCTTAAAAGTCCCTACCTTTTGCTTCAGAAGGCAGAGTCGTGCTTATATTCACACCTTGCAGGAAGAATTTTTCAGTAGttgcattcttttaaaaaaaaacaaaccagtagTTGTCATTAAGGCTAATGATGTACAACATAAGCTGTTAAGATTTGGGTTCAATTCTGCATGCATTTTGAGAAAGGTTTTCAAAGGATAGTCCACAATTGGGATTAGCATTCAAAGGAAGAGCTTAGTTGCACTTTTAGAGAGAAAAGCTACAGAGAGTATGCACCTTAGGGAAGATTACTTTGGAGGATGGAAGGGGGGCAGAGAAAAGAGACTGTCACCCCTCAGACTGCTGACTTGACCTCCACACTAAAAGGTATAGTCCCACCCATGCCTTAACCTGGCTAGTACAATCTCACCTGTGCTACAGATACAGCTTTAAAGCAGCTCAGTGCCCCACAGAGATGTGGAGTCACTTAACAGCAACAGGTCTAGGTGATCACATTTGATCAATCCTGCAAGTATTAAACGCGGCATGAAGCTGACAAACACAGTGGATTCAGTCCTCAAGGGTACACAGCTCTAATACAGCACTGGAGTAGAGCTGTGGGAAGAGGATTTCCAACCATTGTAGGAGTCCATAAGACAAGCACACATGGCTCTTGGGCTGTACACAGAAAGTTAATGAGGACTTAAATCCAGTTCCAGACTTGTACGATTAGATGAGATGTCTATTTGTTACAGGCTATTCCTCTGCTATAGCAGAACTGTTCCCAGTTTGGGCAAGAAGCTTTAGAGAGTAGGCAATATAATCTTAAAAAATTCCCATTCCAAACAAAATAGATGTCCATCTATACATAcatgtgtgtacatacacatatacattcTTTCCTCACAACAGTTACCAAGTATTAAACCCTCTAAATCCTAGTATTAAAACCAAAGGAATTACTCCCCTTCCTGTAGttgcatcttttttctcttgtactCGCCCCAATTAGTTTTCCCACATGAGAAGTCCTGCAGACCCTACACGCTTTGTCTAGAGATTCTTACCAATGCAAAGCGGAAGATAACCCTTGTTTTCTCAAAAGTCAGATTCAAGAAGGCAGACGTATTGTCGCACGTCCCAGAAGAAGTTGTATTATGTGGTACGAAATTCAGCAAATCCAATCCCATCTATGAGAGAAGAGGATCAGTTATGACATTTGAAGATACGAATACATCACCATACATTCAGTCGGCTTCTAGCTTGCTTGTACTCACATGCACACAATGCTGTGTTTGCCCACACATTTTACAGACAATTGGGCAGATACATGTGCAAGTTACAGGCTGGTGTAAGCTGCACCTGAGTTGCCAGGCTGGTACAGAGAACAAAGGGCATCTTTGCATGCCTAACAAAGCTTTCTGCGGCCCTGACTGGCTGCGACCAATaacctgctgctttctccacaCTAAACTTCTTTGGCGCTAGGAAAAACATTAGTAACCACCACTACACAGGGGGCAACAAGctataaaatactgctttgacATAGAGGGAACTGCCTGTAAGCATGATCATCTTGCATGTCACTTCAGTTCAAAATGCTTTAGCTTTGCTCATGGTACATGATTTTATACTGTCCTGTATCTGCAGAAAGCTGTGGGTTAAGTGCGCTTGCCGAACAATCCAATAGAAACCTTCAGTAGCTCTTAGTTGACCCTCATGTGACTTTGGAAAACCTATTTGCCACCTCCTCACTGGCCATTGCACTAGAAGTCAGCTGTTCTGGCAGAGCTAGAATGCCATGCTACAGGACACAGCTTAGCCACCTGAATTGGATTAAATTCCCTAAAACACAGTCCATCACACCCAGCTACTGTACAACCACACACCAACTATCGGTGCTCATGATTTTACCTCTCAGCCATCATCatcataaataaatgcaatagaTTCCTGTGCACCACCACATACAGCATTAAGCAGCTAAATCCTATACAGATACCACCCTCCTCACACCAGGTCACTGAGATCCAACTTAAACTACACAAAAGCAGCCATAATTTGTTTGCCTGCACTTGTCCTCATTACATCAGATTAAGCCACAggacaggaaaaagcagcttgTGATCAAAGGTCCTTATAACAAAGCTTTACTGAACATAAAGGTTTGCTGACCTTTGGCCATGGTTTCCTATTAAGGGCCTTCAGCAGTCCCTTTGGGATTATGCTCACAGCTTTGCCTTACTGGTTAGTGGGTAACAGTTTGTCCATGGGGCTGACAAGCTGGGCTTTGCATCAACAATGGAGGGAAAGaacctgtgccagggctggatCTTACATAAACCATGTAgcatttttgctgttaaaaatcaACCATTAAGTAGCTCTTAAGCATTAAAGTCAAACCCAAGCCTCTTTGGTGCTGGCTGGAAGTCACAAGCCTGTCCGGTTTTACAGTAGTAATAGTTTTCTCTTCTAATAGTCACTCACTATTTTCATTCAGGTGCCTCAAGCCaaattcctgtattttatttaacagtttaaaaatgttgtttagaTGGCATCTTTGACAATAGGATTCCCCCTACTCATATCTTGGTAattttttactgcttctgtGGAATGGCCATATACACTTACTGGATTTGACAGACCAGTTTAGTACTCttactaaatggaaaaaatctacTGAAAGTGGTCACTAAAGAAGAGAACTGTTTGAATCGCCACTAGTCTAGTCCAAGTTAAGCAATTTGAATAGAGGACAATCATGGATGAACACTAGAAAAGAactgggatttttaaaagaaaaaagttagcCTATAATAATTTTCCCCAAAGAAGGAATCTGAAggctttgaagaaagaaaaaaatgtaccttttcatctttttttagaTAGGTGATATTAAGCTGTAACCCCATGTAGGCAAGTACACAGGTTCCATTTGGACCAGTCACATTGTATTTACCAACTGCAGGATTTGGGGGCAATGCAGTTGGTGCTGGGCTAGTTGTTGGAACCTGGCTAGTAGTCTGTTTAGGAGTTGTAGGCACTACAGCAGTAGTAGAGACCATATCTTCAGCACATTCTGTCtctggagagaaaggaaaacaaacattaccaaacaaaatgaagttGTGGGCTGCTCTACCTTTTTAATCCTCAAGGGAAAGACAGACAATTTCAAGTAGCTTTTCCTAATAGAAGATTATAAAGGCTGAGAAACACAACTGTAAAGCATTACCTAAACTCTTGTTGCAACATTTGAGACACTTTTAAAGCCTGGCATGTGAAAATGACACCTCTGCTGTTGTTTACAGAAGTTCATGGTGACCACATCTGCTTTTATTCATGTCTGTCATTTCACTTCACCATCAAGTCAGGATAAATAAGATACTGCTATGTTGACAGAGCCAGCACATTCCTGCTGTATGTTCACAGCAAGGCTGAGATGACTACCCCTCAGACACTGAGCACTCATATGCTAGAAGCAGAGGAACAGTTCTCCTACCCATTGTTAAAAGTGGTCTCCCAGGAGATttgttctccttccccttcctccctcagtTACACTACCAGGTTGTGAGGACCCTACGTTATTATTTTGGCAATACCCCCAGTAACATTAAAATACTACTGGACCTCTCAAGTCCTCATAGCAGCACTGTGGCTCTTCTATCCTTAACAAAGGGATTCTAAGACACTGCTTCTGATGGCAAATGTTTTGCTATATCCTCTCCCTTTGGGTCTCACATCTGTCCTTCCCTTTAGTTCTGCATTAGCCACCCGCCACTGGGGGTACAAGGCTGAGTGAAGATGTATAAGACTGCCTCCTCTTTTCATCCAGTTCAGCAGCAACTtcaacagcaaaaggagagagaaagaacagtGACTGATTTATTTGCCAGAGTACTCAAACACCTGGCAGCAAGATCTTAACTTGATCTGGGAGCCAAGAAAGTTCCTGCATTGAACATCTAAGCCAAAACCAAAGGTCAGAGCAGAGACGTTACTGTAGTACAGGCTTCCATGTTCCAAGCCAAGGTCATCTCCATGTGTCAGGGATAACAGCTTGCAACTTTATAAGGATGacagcaactgcagcagctGTCAATTCTGACTCAAAGGGCCTACTTCTAAAATTTAATCCATATATATCTTGCAGATACTAGATATCTAATAAATAGCCTCTGAACTCAAACAGCAACATAACTTGATTATGGCTCAGAAACGCTAATCACACCTTCTGAACTCACATAGACTTCAACATCACATGCTTTCCTATTTCTACTCCATTTCTGGCAAGTcaaagagcagagggaaggtgGATGAATGGAGGAGTGACCCCATCTTTTGTACACTTAGATACTGATTAGGCCCCAAAATGTGTTAATTTCCtaataaataaaccaaacagCAGCTTTACTTGATACTTCGGTGAAGAATTTCCCTCCATCTGCAAGACCCCAACACATACAGCCTCTTACTCAAGTTAGCAGAAATAGAAACAACCAAATCACTTCAAGCAGAAGTTTGTCCTAGGTGGAGTCTTGGTGCAGTATTTTTACTGAACTGATTTATAGCATAGCTCCTAGTAACTCTTCAAGACAGATTTGGAGATGAGaaattcttctgtctttctcacAGTTATAGGAAAGCAGCTGACAAAACTACCAACAGATAAAATTAcagtctccttttcttcagagctgcagaTCATCACTACCATAACCTCAGTTACTAACTTCTAGGTACACTGACAGAAGTTACCATTACTAGGGATGCATAGATGCACTGAATACTGACTCTTCTTCCCTTCAGTAAGCCTTGCCCAGATCACCAGCAGAAATATCCACTAACGAAGGagttgcaggggaaaaaagttaaggAGAATTCCAGATCTGAAGTTTATCAGTAACCAGCTGCCAAAAGTACAGGGGAAGTCTCAAGCCTACAAGAGTGGAAAGAAGGAACTCATCTGGAAAGAACAAGGTGATTTCAGGgtcaagattaaaaaaggaTAAAGTGAGAATTCTTTAAccatctgaatttaaaaaaaagagatagcTCATTGTGCAGTaggaatacaaaaaatatttgggtgCAGTCCCAAGACAGTAATAAAAACTTAGGGATGAtgataatttaaagaaaaaactgatCATGGCAGTATGGATAACAGGAAtgtggaaacaaacaaaacaaattaaaaccacCCAAAAAGCTTGAACTCAGACCAAACAGTGGCTACCCCAGGATCACAGGAAATCAcgtgtttttttctgaggatCAACAGTTTCATCAAGACAGTGATACCACAGGATAGAGAAAAGCAACTCTGGGGAAGTGATCCTGGCAAAAGTGTTTATATTAATCTAAAAAAGTAGTAATTaggaatagaaaagaaaacaaatgctgacAAACTTGTGTTGCATAAGGAACACCCTCCCAAAATAATgcaatattgattttttttttaaccaaaggACTATGTAAGAACAGATAATATGTATCTATGTAAGAACAGATAATAGGTGGTGTTAAAAGGAAAGTTATTAC encodes the following:
- the LAMP1 gene encoding lysosome-associated membrane glycoprotein 1 isoform X2 translates to MLGFGAGHSLSLNFSEYEDKYQVKQLVFYYNLSDATLFHNSTAGGMKKVSHETNIQAHMGTKYRCINSKRINMKNVNITFSNVTLEAYLTNGTFSTNKTECAEDMVSTTAVVPTTPKQTTSQVPTTSPAPTALPPNPAVGKYNVTGPNGTCVLAYMGLQLNITYLKKDEKMGLDLLNFVPHNTTSSGTCDNTSAFLNLTFEKTRVIFRFALNATTEKFFLQGVNISTTLPSEAKVPKFEASNNSMSELRATVGNSYKCSAEENLQVTDKALVNVFNVQIQVFKIDGDKFGAVEECQLDENNMLIPIIVGAALAGLVLIVLIAYLIGRKRSHAGYQTI
- the LAMP1 gene encoding lysosome-associated membrane glycoprotein 1 isoform X1, which produces MTGRGRRQSPERGAPPPPAALGPSPRSRWCRLAPSPAPAMARVRGARGLLAAAALLGFLQAASSFEVKDSSGKVCIIVDMTAAFSVEYKSNGQKEFAHFFLPQNATVEPQSSCGKGNTSHPVLMLGFGAGHSLSLNFSEYEDKYQVKQLVFYYNLSDATLFHNSTAGGMKKVSHETNIQAHMGTKYRCINSKRINMKNVNITFSNVTLEAYLTNGTFSTNKTECAEDMVSTTAVVPTTPKQTTSQVPTTSPAPTALPPNPAVGKYNVTGPNGTCVLAYMGLQLNITYLKKDEKMGLDLLNFVPHNTTSSGTCDNTSAFLNLTFEKTRVIFRFALNATTEKFFLQGVNISTTLPSEAKVPKFEASNNSMSELRATVGNSYKCSAEENLQVTDKALVNVFNVQIQVFKIDGDKFGAVEECQLDENNMLIPIIVGAALAGLVLIVLIAYLIGRKRSHAGYQTI